One Pirellulales bacterium genomic region harbors:
- a CDS encoding tetratricopeptide repeat protein, with protein MSQAGLEIDLKQLVLTPGEFGNREVDAIKRAIGEDFGNYRTLREAVQELEVSESLSPADKTRLGVCLVLMGRYRHAAQVLQQSDGGALAKFYLAKAAAAQEQYDVALENYKAAASAGFDKDRCTLGMVEATRGAGNATGALELLDSLSGPVEQTAEYLYQRGTTVAVLGGNPSEVVALYERAVDSEPTHPGALFGLAIENDRRGNDDEALRLYERSTAQFPTFVGAVLNLGILYEDRNQFDQARRCYQRVLDSYPDHPRARLFFKDAEASGDMYYDEDAQRKRDRLSQVLGIPVTDFELSVRSRNCLQKMGIGTLGDLTNCTEQELLSSKNFGETSLVEIKEMLASKGLQLGQFAGERQRPDWSFEADSMSADEQALLSKPIADLNLSVRARKCMIRLGIGTISELVRHTGDELLECKNFGVTSLNEVREKLTQHGLRLRGD; from the coding sequence ATGTCCCAAGCGGGGTTGGAGATCGACCTCAAGCAACTGGTTCTGACGCCCGGCGAGTTCGGCAATCGCGAAGTCGATGCCATCAAGCGCGCCATCGGCGAGGACTTTGGCAACTACCGCACGCTGCGCGAGGCCGTCCAAGAACTCGAGGTGAGCGAGAGCCTGTCGCCGGCCGACAAGACGCGATTGGGCGTCTGCCTGGTGTTGATGGGGCGCTACCGTCACGCGGCGCAGGTGCTGCAGCAATCGGACGGCGGCGCGCTGGCCAAGTTCTACCTGGCCAAGGCGGCCGCGGCGCAAGAACAGTACGACGTGGCGCTCGAGAACTACAAGGCCGCCGCGTCGGCCGGATTCGATAAGGATCGCTGCACGCTCGGCATGGTCGAAGCGACGCGCGGCGCCGGGAACGCCACGGGGGCGCTCGAATTGCTCGATAGCCTGTCGGGGCCCGTCGAGCAAACCGCCGAATACCTGTATCAGCGCGGGACGACGGTGGCCGTGTTAGGGGGCAATCCCAGCGAGGTCGTCGCCCTGTACGAGCGTGCGGTCGACTCCGAGCCGACGCATCCCGGGGCCTTGTTCGGCCTGGCGATCGAGAACGATCGTCGCGGCAACGACGACGAGGCGCTGCGGCTGTACGAGCGTTCGACGGCGCAGTTTCCCACGTTCGTGGGTGCGGTGCTCAACCTGGGCATCCTCTACGAAGACCGCAATCAGTTCGATCAGGCGCGCCGCTGCTACCAACGCGTGCTCGACAGCTATCCCGATCACCCGCGTGCCCGGCTGTTCTTCAAGGACGCCGAGGCCTCGGGCGATATGTACTACGACGAAGACGCCCAGCGCAAGCGCGACCGCTTGAGCCAGGTGCTCGGCATCCCAGTGACCGACTTCGAACTCTCGGTCCGCAGCCGCAATTGCCTGCAGAAGATGGGCATCGGCACGTTGGGCGATTTGACGAACTGTACCGAGCAGGAGTTGCTGTCGAGCAAGAACTTCGGCGAGACGTCGCTCGTTGAAATCAAGGAAATGCTCGCCTCGAAGGGGTTGCAACTCGGCCAGTTTGCCGGCGAGCGCCAGCGTCCGGACTGGTCGTTCGAAGCCGATTCGATGAGCGCCGACGAGCAGGCCCTGCTGTCGAAGCCCATCGCCGATCTGAACCTTTCGGTTCGTGCTCGCAAGTGCATGATCCGCTTGGGCATCGGCACGATCTCCGAATTGGTGCGTCACACGGGAGACGAACTGCTCGAGTGCAAAAACTTCGGCGTGACCAGCCTGAACGAGGTCCGCGAGAAGCTCACGCAGCACGGGTTGCGTCTCCGCGGCGACTGA
- a CDS encoding Ppx/GppA family phosphatase — protein sequence MEPKQYLLSADMAPRLAAIDIGTNSVRLIIAEALRGGTYRILDDEKQTTRLGRNLSSTGNLDAEAVELTLQALRRMKQIADGYQVHELRAIATCAVREAQDGADFCRRVKEEVGIDIEVVSARKEARLAFFGVLRGFDLAGKNVAVVDIGGGSTEIVLASGRVIEAIYTTPLGAVRLTELYQSQMPMTGANFKALMSGIERRLRKETEELLFAPHLLIGSGGTFTTLAAMVMARKGQVELPIQGYLVTRAEVRHLLDRLRKMPASRRRHVPGLSPDRADIIVAGIAVIDCVMAHFEVNTLQVHSGGVRDGLLLTMVDQSLGEVVASAPDQIAAIERFAAGCGVDLPHLQHVGRLAVSLYRQMQPVYGWPTDDERLLLAAALLQDVGYLINYERHHKHSYHLILNSGLPGFSPAELELIAHVARYHRGARPKRKHASFQQLPRVDRQRVRRLAAILRVAGGLDRSHTQQVRDVVVDASNQQEIQMRVVAAELPEVDLWGARERTRLFEKTFDAALQLEWAPLGTETLVTASSNEPGLHNGHPDRVGGHARPGAALDDSQAVL from the coding sequence ATGGAACCGAAACAATACCTTCTATCGGCCGATATGGCCCCGCGACTGGCGGCCATCGATATCGGCACGAATAGCGTCCGACTCATCATCGCCGAGGCCCTGCGCGGCGGCACTTATCGCATCCTCGACGACGAGAAGCAGACCACGCGCCTGGGACGCAATCTCAGCTCGACGGGCAATCTCGACGCCGAAGCGGTCGAACTGACGCTGCAGGCGCTGCGCCGCATGAAGCAGATCGCCGACGGCTACCAGGTACACGAGCTGCGCGCCATCGCCACCTGCGCCGTGCGCGAGGCGCAAGACGGCGCCGACTTCTGCCGTCGCGTGAAGGAAGAGGTCGGCATCGATATCGAGGTCGTCAGTGCCCGCAAAGAGGCGCGGCTGGCCTTCTTCGGCGTGTTGCGCGGCTTCGACCTGGCGGGCAAGAACGTGGCCGTCGTCGACATCGGCGGGGGCAGCACCGAGATCGTGCTCGCCTCGGGGCGCGTGATCGAGGCGATCTATACCACCCCGCTCGGCGCCGTGCGACTCACCGAGCTCTATCAGAGCCAGATGCCGATGACAGGCGCGAACTTCAAGGCGCTCATGTCGGGCATCGAGCGCCGCCTGCGCAAAGAGACGGAAGAGCTACTCTTCGCGCCCCATCTGCTGATCGGTTCGGGCGGAACCTTCACGACCCTGGCGGCCATGGTCATGGCTCGCAAGGGACAGGTCGAGCTGCCGATCCAAGGCTATCTGGTGACCCGGGCCGAAGTCCGCCACCTGCTCGATCGGCTGCGCAAGATGCCCGCCAGCCGCCGGCGCCACGTGCCGGGCTTGAGCCCCGATCGCGCCGACATCATCGTGGCGGGCATCGCCGTGATCGATTGCGTGATGGCCCACTTCGAGGTGAACACGTTGCAGGTACACTCCGGCGGCGTGCGCGACGGATTGCTGCTGACGATGGTCGACCAGTCGCTGGGCGAAGTGGTCGCCAGCGCCCCGGATCAGATCGCGGCGATCGAACGTTTTGCGGCTGGCTGTGGCGTCGATCTGCCCCACTTGCAGCATGTGGGCCGTCTGGCCGTGTCGCTCTACCGGCAGATGCAGCCGGTCTACGGTTGGCCGACCGATGACGAACGCCTGCTGTTGGCGGCTGCCCTGCTGCAGGATGTCGGCTACCTGATTAACTACGAGCGGCACCACAAGCATAGTTACCACCTGATTCTCAATAGTGGTCTGCCGGGCTTCAGTCCCGCCGAACTCGAGTTGATCGCGCACGTGGCTCGTTATCACCGCGGGGCGAGGCCCAAACGCAAGCATGCCTCGTTCCAGCAGTTGCCTCGCGTCGATCGCCAACGCGTGCGGCGGCTGGCGGCGATCTTGCGCGTGGCTGGCGGCCTCGACCGCAGCCACACCCAGCAGGTCCGCGACGTCGTGGTCGATGCGTCGAACCAGCAGGAAATCCAGATGCGGGTCGTGGCGGCCGAGCTACCGGAGGTCGATCTCTGGGGGGCCCGCGAACGAACCAGGCTGTTCGAGAAGACGTTCGACGCGGCCCTGCAGTTGGAGTGGGCTCCGTTGGGGACGGAAACGCTCGTGACGGCAAGTTCGAACGAACCTGGCCTTCACAACGGCCATCCTGACAGGGTGGGGGGCCACGCTCGTCCGGGCGCCGCCCTTGACGATTCTCAGGCCGTCCTTTAG
- a CDS encoding bifunctional riboflavin kinase/FAD synthetase, protein MKLIRDLDALPAHLRSGAVAIGNFDGVHLGHARIVERLLAAARSVGGPAIVFTFDPHPVRLLRPHAAPPPLTWTDRKAELLVELGVDGMLAYPTDEALLALSPREFFDRIVREKLDARALVEGPNFSFGRDRAGTIDVLRGYCDAAGMSLDIVEPVVSEGEYVSSSRVRGLIAAGQIDEASRMLTRPYRIRGMVTHGAARGSKIGFPTANVSAIDTLLPGQGVYAGIARVEGTPWPAAINLGPNPTFGEQGVKVEVHLIGFAGQIYGAPLVVDFLRRLRDIQPFAGIDALQAQLARDVETARAIAQQAAIPDPRHAR, encoded by the coding sequence GTGAAACTCATTCGCGATCTTGATGCGTTGCCGGCGCACCTGCGTTCTGGCGCGGTGGCGATCGGCAACTTCGATGGCGTCCACCTGGGGCATGCGCGGATCGTCGAACGTCTGCTCGCGGCGGCACGTTCCGTGGGGGGGCCCGCGATCGTCTTTACCTTCGACCCACATCCGGTGCGACTGTTGCGACCGCACGCAGCGCCCCCCCCACTGACCTGGACCGACCGCAAGGCCGAGTTGCTCGTCGAGTTGGGCGTCGACGGCATGCTCGCCTATCCCACGGACGAGGCCCTACTCGCGCTCTCACCGCGCGAGTTCTTCGATCGCATCGTGCGCGAGAAGCTCGACGCGCGGGCCCTGGTCGAGGGACCGAACTTTAGCTTCGGTCGCGACCGCGCCGGCACGATTGACGTGCTGCGCGGCTACTGCGACGCGGCGGGGATGAGCCTCGACATCGTCGAACCGGTCGTGAGCGAGGGAGAATACGTCTCCAGCTCGCGCGTGCGGGGGCTGATCGCCGCGGGCCAGATCGACGAGGCCAGCCGCATGTTGACCCGGCCGTATCGCATTCGCGGCATGGTGACGCACGGCGCCGCGCGTGGCTCGAAGATCGGCTTTCCCACGGCCAACGTCTCGGCCATCGACACGCTCTTGCCGGGGCAGGGGGTCTACGCCGGCATCGCACGAGTCGAGGGCACGCCTTGGCCGGCGGCCATCAATTTGGGTCCCAATCCCACCTTCGGCGAGCAGGGCGTCAAGGTCGAGGTACACTTGATTGGGTTCGCCGGGCAGATCTACGGCGCGCCGCTCGTGGTTGACTTTCTCCGCCGCCTGCGAGACATTCAGCCCTTTGCCGGGATCGACGCCCTCCAGGCTCAATTGGCGCGCGACGTCGAAACGGCCCGCGCCATCGCACAACAAGCCGCCATTCCGGACCCGCGCCACGCACGGTAG
- a CDS encoding DHH family phosphoesterase: protein MSIDWPRFVERIAANQRFLLTSHIRPDADALGSELGMAGVLDALGKEVMIVNGHGVPRNLKFLDPTGRIKQIGKDVQVGELVDRFDILMILDTSAWAQLGDMGEVIRTTKARKIVLDHHVSADDLGAEEFKDTQAEATGRLVFDAARALGVTVGEEISTPLFAALATDTGWFRFGSTRGDTFRTAGSMVDAGANPADIYRNLHEQDTLARLQLTGRILSRAVTELDGRLIHTAVLAEDFQATGAAPSDTEDIINLTLTVAGTQAAVILVEQSSGAFKVSLRSRGTMDCSQVAEQFGGGGHRAAAGATVDGPFEIAQSKVLDAVRRAV, encoded by the coding sequence ATGTCGATTGATTGGCCCCGCTTCGTCGAACGTATCGCGGCGAACCAGCGTTTTCTGCTGACGAGTCACATTCGCCCCGATGCCGACGCGCTTGGCAGCGAGCTGGGCATGGCGGGCGTGCTCGACGCCCTCGGCAAGGAAGTCATGATTGTCAACGGCCACGGTGTGCCGCGGAACCTCAAGTTCCTCGACCCCACAGGGCGCATCAAGCAGATCGGCAAGGATGTGCAAGTCGGCGAGCTCGTTGACCGTTTCGACATCCTGATGATTCTCGACACAAGCGCCTGGGCGCAGCTCGGCGACATGGGCGAGGTCATTCGCACGACCAAGGCCCGCAAGATCGTGCTCGACCACCACGTGAGCGCCGACGATCTCGGCGCCGAGGAATTCAAGGACACGCAGGCCGAGGCCACCGGCCGGCTCGTGTTCGACGCCGCGCGCGCCCTGGGAGTGACCGTTGGCGAGGAGATCTCCACGCCCCTCTTCGCGGCGCTGGCGACCGACACGGGCTGGTTTCGCTTCGGCTCGACGCGAGGCGATACGTTTCGCACCGCCGGATCGATGGTCGACGCCGGGGCAAACCCCGCGGACATCTATCGCAACCTGCACGAGCAGGACACGCTCGCGCGGCTGCAGCTTACCGGGCGCATTCTCAGTCGCGCGGTGACGGAGCTCGACGGACGTTTGATCCACACCGCCGTGCTGGCCGAAGATTTCCAGGCCACCGGCGCCGCCCCCTCCGATACCGAAGACATCATCAACTTGACTCTCACCGTGGCCGGCACGCAGGCCGCGGTGATTCTCGTCGAGCAATCCAGCGGCGCCTTCAAGGTGAGCCTGCGCAGTCGCGGCACGATGGATTGCAGCCAGGTAGCCGAGCAATTCGGCGGGGGTGGACACCGCGCCGCGGCCGGCGCCACGGTCGACGGTCCGTTCGAAATCGCCCAATCCAAAGTGCTTGACGCGGTGCGCAGAGCGGTGTAA
- a CDS encoding Rieske 2Fe-2S domain-containing protein translates to MVSSDRTSAPRDARAGDEDRRSFFSTATAVIVGGIVSVFPFAAGLLVLFDPLRRQGSAGGFLRIASLDELPADGVPRSFPVITDRVDAWNKFVNEPVGMVFLRRTKEGVAQVEALNAVCPHAGCFVDFLSKESHFQCPCHDSSFEPNGTRIHPERCPSPRDLDALAVEIRMVEGREEVWVEFKNFRAGTPEKIADA, encoded by the coding sequence ATGGTCTCGAGCGACCGGACCTCCGCGCCGCGCGATGCTCGCGCCGGCGATGAAGATCGCCGCAGCTTCTTCTCCACGGCCACGGCCGTGATCGTGGGGGGTATCGTCAGTGTCTTTCCGTTTGCGGCCGGTCTCCTGGTCCTGTTCGATCCCCTGCGCCGGCAGGGCAGTGCCGGTGGTTTCCTTCGCATCGCCTCGCTCGACGAGTTGCCCGCCGATGGCGTGCCCCGTTCGTTTCCCGTGATTACCGATCGCGTCGATGCCTGGAACAAGTTCGTCAACGAGCCCGTGGGCATGGTGTTCTTGCGGCGCACGAAAGAGGGCGTCGCCCAGGTCGAGGCGTTGAACGCCGTTTGTCCGCATGCCGGCTGCTTCGTCGACTTTCTGAGCAAGGAGTCGCACTTTCAGTGCCCTTGCCACGACAGTTCCTTCGAGCCGAACGGCACGCGTATCCATCCTGAACGTTGCCCCAGCCCCCGCGACCTCGACGCGCTGGCGGTCGAAATCCGCATGGTCGAGGGCCGGGAAGAGGTGTGGGTCGAGTTCAAGAACTTCCGCGCCGGCACGCCCGAGAAGATCGCCGACGCCTGA
- a CDS encoding cytochrome b N-terminal domain-containing protein, which produces MRAFFDWLDDRTGYRDLVGAALYEHIPGGARWRYVWGSTLVFAFFMQVVTGFVLWTAYSPSAQTAWESVAYIQYDMQGGWLVRGLHHFMAQAMVVLLALHLMQVVIDGAYRAPREINFWLGLILMQIVLGLALTGYLLPWDQKGFWATRVATNLMGIVPVVGADLQRLVVGGTTYGHHTLTRFFALHAGVLPALLVFFLVLHVALFRRHGIHARDPERKPDHTFWPEQVMRDAVACLAVLLVVLGLVFLPGLGDRPAGAPPGYYLGAELGAPADPASPYSAARPEWYFLFLFQFLKFFHGETEIYGAIVIPGAVMGVLFLMPILGRWRLGHGFNIGFLIVMGIGIGALTVQAMVEDRGDETYLAAVEQAEMNATRVRDLTHAPEGIGAAGALALVRQDPMIQGPLLFNRHCVMCHTHVDENGHGLAGDEAPTASNLYGFATREWIAGLLSPEHIGTAAYFGATPYKQGDMVGWVNDTVPSMSDEEKADLQKVVAALSAEAHLPSQEAIDARDAATIEEGATLLKETVGCADCHRFHDAGELGSAPDLTGYGSYGWLSEFISDPTHERFYREAVDGGMPGFATHRENPLANKLSPEQLDVLVRWLRGEWYRPEFTLASTTGEGAAADPAPPPASDTTSAAPTPEASSEATMPAAAEPAAENPSAPAEPVEEPASPNEPEPGEESPADSPQAEEAPTEDAPAATPPAEEPPAADSQPSEEPTPTPEADSENEPAPSEPVSEEPSATL; this is translated from the coding sequence ATGAGAGCGTTTTTCGATTGGCTCGACGATCGCACCGGGTATCGCGACCTCGTCGGCGCAGCGCTGTACGAGCACATTCCCGGCGGTGCCCGCTGGCGCTATGTCTGGGGCAGCACGCTGGTCTTCGCCTTTTTCATGCAGGTGGTGACGGGCTTCGTGCTGTGGACGGCCTATAGCCCCAGCGCCCAAACGGCCTGGGAAAGCGTGGCCTACATCCAATACGACATGCAAGGAGGCTGGCTCGTGCGCGGTCTGCACCACTTCATGGCGCAGGCCATGGTCGTGTTGCTGGCACTCCACCTGATGCAAGTGGTGATCGACGGCGCCTACCGAGCGCCGCGCGAGATCAACTTCTGGCTCGGCCTGATCCTGATGCAGATCGTGCTGGGGCTCGCGCTCACCGGCTACCTGTTGCCCTGGGATCAAAAGGGATTCTGGGCCACCCGCGTCGCCACGAACCTGATGGGCATCGTGCCGGTCGTCGGCGCCGATCTGCAACGGCTGGTCGTCGGCGGCACCACGTACGGCCACCACACGCTGACCCGTTTCTTCGCTCTGCACGCCGGCGTGCTGCCGGCACTGCTCGTCTTCTTCCTGGTGCTCCATGTGGCGCTCTTCCGCCGTCACGGCATTCATGCGCGCGACCCCGAGCGCAAGCCCGATCACACGTTCTGGCCCGAGCAGGTGATGCGCGACGCCGTGGCCTGTCTGGCCGTGTTGCTCGTCGTCTTGGGGCTGGTCTTTCTGCCGGGGTTGGGAGATCGCCCCGCGGGAGCGCCGCCCGGTTATTACCTGGGCGCGGAGCTAGGCGCACCGGCCGACCCGGCCAGCCCGTATTCCGCCGCGCGACCCGAGTGGTACTTCTTATTCCTGTTCCAGTTCTTGAAGTTCTTCCACGGCGAGACCGAAATCTACGGCGCCATCGTAATTCCCGGCGCCGTGATGGGCGTGCTCTTCCTGATGCCCATCCTGGGACGCTGGCGACTGGGGCACGGCTTCAACATCGGCTTTCTCATCGTGATGGGCATCGGCATCGGCGCGCTCACGGTGCAGGCCATGGTCGAAGATCGCGGCGACGAGACCTATCTGGCGGCTGTCGAACAGGCAGAAATGAACGCCACGCGCGTGCGTGATTTGACCCACGCGCCCGAGGGCATCGGCGCCGCTGGCGCGCTGGCCCTGGTGCGACAAGACCCGATGATTCAAGGCCCACTCCTGTTCAATCGCCACTGCGTGATGTGTCACACGCACGTCGACGAGAACGGTCACGGGCTGGCGGGCGACGAAGCACCCACGGCCTCGAATCTGTACGGCTTCGCCACGCGCGAGTGGATCGCCGGGTTGCTCTCTCCCGAGCATATTGGTACGGCGGCCTACTTCGGCGCCACTCCCTACAAACAAGGGGACATGGTCGGCTGGGTAAACGACACCGTGCCCAGCATGAGCGACGAAGAAAAAGCCGATCTCCAGAAAGTCGTCGCGGCGCTTTCGGCCGAGGCACACCTCCCCTCTCAGGAAGCGATCGACGCGCGCGACGCCGCCACGATCGAAGAGGGCGCCACGCTGCTCAAGGAGACGGTCGGTTGCGCTGACTGCCATCGCTTTCACGATGCGGGCGAGTTGGGCAGTGCCCCCGATCTCACGGGCTACGGTTCGTACGGCTGGCTCAGCGAGTTCATCAGCGACCCGACGCACGAGCGCTTCTATCGCGAGGCGGTCGACGGGGGGATGCCCGGCTTCGCCACCCATCGCGAGAATCCGTTGGCGAACAAGCTCAGCCCAGAGCAACTCGATGTGCTCGTGCGTTGGCTCCGGGGGGAGTGGTACCGTCCCGAATTCACCCTTGCTTCGACGACCGGCGAAGGTGCGGCCGCGGATCCTGCCCCACCGCCGGCGTCCGATACGACGTCCGCAGCACCGACTCCGGAGGCCTCGAGCGAGGCAACCATGCCCGCTGCGGCCGAACCGGCAGCCGAGAATCCTTCCGCACCGGCAGAGCCGGTTGAAGAGCCCGCGAGTCCGAACGAGCCGGAGCCTGGGGAAGAATCTCCGGCCGATAGCCCCCAGGCCGAAGAAGCGCCGACCGAGGATGCTCCCGCGGCAACACCCCCGGCCGAGGAGCCGCCAGCGGCCGACTCCCAGCCCTCGGAAGAGCCCACCCCGACGCCGGAAGCGGACAGCGAAAATGAGCCGGCCCCCTCCGAACCGGTCTCAGAAGAGCCATCTGCCACTTTGTAG